The Streptomyces sp. Mut1 genome window below encodes:
- the rpsS gene encoding 30S ribosomal protein S19, whose amino-acid sequence MPRSLKKGPFVDGHLAKKVDVQNEAGTKNVIKTWSRRSMIVPAMLGHTIAVHNGKIHVPVFVTESMVGHKLGEFSPTRTFRGHVKDDRKSKRR is encoded by the coding sequence ATGCCGCGCAGTCTCAAGAAGGGGCCCTTCGTCGACGGCCACCTCGCCAAGAAGGTGGACGTACAGAACGAGGCAGGCACCAAGAACGTCATCAAGACCTGGTCCCGTCGCTCGATGATCGTCCCGGCCATGCTGGGTCACACCATCGCGGTGCACAACGGCAAGATCCACGTCCCGGTGTTCGTCACCGAGTCGATGGTCGGCCACAAGCTCGGCGAGTTCTCGCCGACTCGCACCTTCCGCGGCCACGTCAAGGACGACCGGAAGTCGAAGCGCCGCTAA
- the rplV gene encoding 50S ribosomal protein L22 → MEARAQARYIRVTPMKARRVVDLIRGMDATEAQAVLRFAPQAASVPVGKVLDSAIANAAHNYDHTDANSLVISEAYVDEGPTLKRFRPRAQGRAYRIRKRTSHITVVVSSKEGTR, encoded by the coding sequence ATGGAAGCCAGGGCCCAGGCGCGGTACATCCGCGTCACGCCCATGAAGGCCCGCCGAGTGGTGGACCTCATCCGTGGCATGGATGCCACGGAGGCTCAGGCGGTCCTGCGTTTCGCCCCGCAGGCCGCGAGCGTGCCGGTTGGCAAGGTGCTGGACAGCGCCATCGCCAACGCTGCACACAACTACGACCACACGGACGCCAACTCGCTGGTCATCAGCGAGGCGTACGTGGACGAGGGCCCGACCCTGAAGCGGTTCCGTCCGCGTGCTCAGGGCCGTGCCTACCGGATCCGTAAGCGGACCAGCCACATCACCGTGGTCGTCAGCAGCAAGGAAGGAACCCGGTAA